In Sebaldella termitidis ATCC 33386, one DNA window encodes the following:
- a CDS encoding sugar-binding transcriptional regulator, with protein MDLQRRQLTQISFLYYEKNMTQQEISKITGLSRIKVSRLLQKAKDMGIVKITVDYSGSFLEMENKIAEKYKLKDVIIVDDSIDTNSKNMVASAAAYYLENNLTDECTVAVGWGTTLRLVQNHINPINKKILFSPIIGGHGKSQFDIHASTIASSLAKETGCSSLSLLAPAFAQTSIDKEILLNDNIIQEVLTASAKADFALFSLGNPLISDNSIEKSGYLSENDMKLLHKENALCDVVSILFLNDKGKTCCESITNRSIGIKPEELKKIPVKICVIEGASKYITAKIALEADFIDVLILDNKMAEYLLQN; from the coding sequence ATGGATTTACAAAGGAGACAGCTTACCCAGATCAGTTTTTTGTATTATGAGAAAAATATGACACAGCAGGAGATATCGAAAATAACAGGTCTGTCCAGAATAAAAGTGTCCAGACTGCTTCAAAAAGCAAAGGATATGGGTATTGTTAAAATTACTGTTGATTACAGCGGTTCTTTTCTGGAAATGGAAAATAAAATTGCTGAAAAATACAAGCTGAAAGATGTAATAATAGTAGACGACAGTATTGATACCAACTCTAAAAATATGGTTGCCTCGGCAGCTGCATATTATCTTGAGAATAATCTTACAGATGAATGTACTGTAGCAGTGGGATGGGGGACTACATTAAGACTGGTACAGAATCACATAAATCCCATAAATAAAAAAATTCTGTTTTCTCCTATTATAGGCGGGCACGGGAAGAGTCAGTTTGATATCCATGCCTCTACAATAGCGTCCAGTCTTGCCAAAGAAACGGGATGCAGCTCTCTTTCGCTTCTGGCTCCGGCATTTGCACAGACCAGTATTGATAAGGAGATCCTTTTGAATGACAATATAATTCAGGAGGTTTTAACAGCTTCGGCAAAAGCGGATTTTGCACTTTTCAGTCTGGGGAATCCTCTTATTTCAGATAACAGTATTGAAAAATCGGGTTATCTTTCGGAAAATGATATGAAGCTTCTGCATAAGGAAAATGCATTATGTGATGTAGTTTCAATACTTTTTCTAAACGATAAGGGAAAAACCTGCTGTGAAAGTATTACTAACAGAAGTATCGGGATTAAGCCTGAGGAACTGAAAAAAATACCGGTAAAAATCTGTGTTATCGAAGGAGCTTCAAAGTATATTACTGCTAAAATAGCTCTAGAAGCAGATTTTATTGATGTACTCATTCTGGATAATAAGATGGCAGAATATCTTCTGCAAAATTAA
- a CDS encoding tetratricopeptide repeat protein, whose product MKKIILLLLLLAVNYNSFAVSKEDKERESSYLLQIKNENDSDAMFDLGLLYDEQEKYDLAEKYYLMAVKYNNGSAMTNLGLIYENQKKYDLAEKYYLMAVEEESDTGMYNLGLLYDNQKKYTLAEKYYLMAIQKNYSDAMYNLALLYDNQEKFSLAEKYYLMAIKENDSDAMYNLALIYDNQKKYPLAEKYYLMAVEANDSDATFNLALLYDNQKKYNLAEKYYLIAVKDNSTKAMYNLGILYKIQKKFSLAEKYYLMAIKNNSSDAMFNLGLLYDEQGKYDLAEKYYLMGVKHNDSDSMYNLGVLYYNQEKYQTAKNYFLMAEKFGNKEAAKILRENF is encoded by the coding sequence ATGAAAAAAATTATTCTTTTACTATTACTCTTAGCAGTTAATTATAACAGCTTTGCCGTTTCCAAAGAGGACAAGGAAAGAGAGAGCTCTTATCTTTTGCAAATAAAAAATGAAAATGACAGTGATGCTATGTTTGATCTCGGACTATTATATGATGAGCAGGAAAAATATGATCTTGCGGAAAAGTATTATCTTATGGCCGTGAAATATAATAACGGCAGTGCCATGACCAATCTCGGGCTGATATATGAAAATCAAAAAAAATATGATCTCGCAGAAAAATATTATCTCATGGCTGTAGAAGAAGAATCGGATACCGGTATGTATAATCTGGGCTTACTGTATGATAATCAAAAAAAATATACCCTTGCGGAAAAGTATTACCTTATGGCTATTCAGAAGAATTACAGCGATGCCATGTATAATTTGGCACTGTTATATGACAATCAGGAGAAATTCAGCCTTGCAGAAAAATACTATCTCATGGCGATAAAAGAAAATGACAGTGATGCGATGTATAATTTAGCCCTTATATACGATAATCAGAAAAAATATCCTCTTGCAGAAAAGTATTATCTCATGGCTGTTGAAGCCAATGACAGTGATGCTACATTTAATCTGGCGTTACTGTATGACAATCAAAAGAAATATAATCTCGCAGAAAAGTATTATCTTATAGCTGTAAAAGATAACAGTACCAAGGCTATGTACAATTTAGGAATACTATATAAAATTCAGAAAAAATTCTCCCTTGCAGAAAAATATTACCTTATGGCTATAAAAAATAACAGCAGTGATGCTATGTTTAATCTGGGATTATTATATGACGAGCAGGGAAAATACGATCTAGCGGAGAAATATTATCTTATGGGCGTAAAACATAATGACAGCGATTCTATGTATAATTTGGGAGTTCTGTATTATAATCAGGAAAAATACCAGACTGCAAAAAATTACTTTTTAATGGCAGAAAAATTTGGAAATAAAGAAGCAGCAAAAATATTAAGAGAAAATTTTTAA
- a CDS encoding GDSL-type esterase/lipase family protein, which produces MLKIKKYRWILIFIPVLGIAVLTASMISIKAYMRVFIQKRYENRLENWILTNKFIPEKSIVFIGDSITEDFMLDEYFPDFSVINRGIFGDTTLGVLGRMNESVYGLAPSKVFILIGTNDLEKTNDSPEIIAGRIIKITEKIRAERKNTKIYIQSVYPVNKTNNKKIKKTEIGKRNNEKISEINKLLEKAADGKTVIYIDIYRHLTDEENNLDIKYTIEGLHLNAEGYKKVSQLLLPYLKD; this is translated from the coding sequence GTGTTGAAAATAAAAAAATACAGATGGATTTTAATTTTTATACCGGTTTTGGGAATAGCGGTTCTCACTGCTTCTATGATAAGCATAAAAGCTTATATGAGAGTTTTTATACAGAAAAGATATGAAAACAGATTGGAAAACTGGATACTGACTAATAAATTTATTCCGGAGAAAAGTATTGTTTTCATTGGGGATTCAATAACAGAGGATTTTATGCTGGATGAATACTTTCCTGATTTTTCTGTTATTAACAGAGGAATTTTTGGAGATACGACATTGGGAGTTCTGGGCAGAATGAATGAAAGCGTTTATGGGCTGGCTCCGTCAAAGGTTTTTATACTGATCGGGACAAATGATCTGGAGAAAACAAATGATTCTCCTGAAATAATTGCAGGGAGAATCATAAAAATCACTGAAAAAATCAGAGCAGAAAGAAAAAATACTAAAATCTATATTCAGTCTGTTTATCCTGTTAATAAAACAAATAACAAAAAAATAAAGAAAACTGAAATTGGAAAAAGAAATAATGAAAAAATAAGTGAAATAAATAAGTTATTAGAAAAAGCAGCAGATGGTAAAACAGTTATATATATTGATATTTACAGGCATTTAACTGATGAAGAAAATAATCTGGATATAAAATATACAATAGAAGGACTGCATTTGAATGCTGAAGGTTATAAAAAAGTATCACAGCTTTTACTGCCTTATTTAAAGGATTAG
- a CDS encoding autotransporter domain-containing protein codes for MKKKLILIIALVIVVLSCSSSGGQSNQNPSPSPPTPIDVTRDIPFNPEDPHNNNEAKETDSDGDNITVGIVDSNFDTTHKEFYSEENKPRLSRSRNYSGTTNIHGSLVAEVLGGRTMGIATNVEMRGIAAGTICSNGSNNCISVKREMYDELYDHGVRIYNQSFGVASRTIKTTTKTDMPLSDPVIAFYRDKASTDSLFVWAAGNSGTEEVSAEAGLPYLYPEMQKGWIAVMAVNSTDGAPSDYSNKCGIAQNWCIAAVGDYDFNVRNVSGMGTSFAAPAVTGTAAVVQEKYPWMNGDLIRQTILSTATDKGIKDADPVYGWGLLNISKAVKGPALFDKRLALGDYVNVAFDNTTSTFENDISGDAGLIKAGTGKLILSGKNTYTGKNVVNGGVLEVNGQVVSEVYVQPGGTLSSNGGYINNNVINNGGIISNTGKGMNIQGNYTSTPEGVIVSTAGATINVGGTADLNNSTLRVTAPKDDDNNPVYISKEVITENVVNAANGVTSTFGKVETPVFLQSDVIYGNDGVKLSVARRDIAEYADEAYNSDATRNNSSQNLEQVLTALDNNKGSDEFRTKIAMLQQSSSSDLAATLDSLSGQIYASAQALTFQQSQAVNRDLTNRLVMLGSMENKADIAGLWFSGIASTGKLKESGYASADTTSYGGQVGIDKNINDSTILGIALSYSDAEADFDRYGGKSKSQNFGVSLYGRYGQKEDKFYVLGRLGVGFVSSDVDREVVTGVQSENVSINHDDYVYSGYGETGYKFKLAKNFNLTPFAGISYDLVKRGSFSEDGSLLGLEADNKTYDQMSGFIGLRGKYDFEWAGGKSTILGYVSWQKAFSDESLDFEASYVGLPSEKFTVEGIGLPGDSVWTGVGVSTEVNDRWAWYANYDMQISDSDISNNVFSAGFRFNVK; via the coding sequence ATGAAAAAGAAGTTGATACTAATCATTGCTTTGGTAATTGTTGTCTTAAGCTGTTCAAGCTCCGGCGGCCAATCAAATCAAAACCCTTCCCCGTCACCGCCTACACCGATTGATGTTACAAGAGATATTCCGTTTAATCCAGAAGATCCGCATAATAATAATGAGGCAAAAGAAACAGACAGTGATGGTGATAATATCACTGTGGGTATTGTAGACAGTAATTTTGATACTACACATAAAGAGTTTTACAGTGAGGAAAATAAACCGCGTCTGTCAAGAAGCAGAAATTATTCCGGAACCACAAATATTCATGGAAGTTTGGTTGCTGAAGTTCTGGGAGGAAGAACAATGGGGATAGCAACTAATGTAGAAATGAGAGGAATAGCTGCAGGAACAATTTGTTCTAATGGCTCTAATAATTGTATTTCAGTAAAAAGAGAGATGTATGATGAATTATATGATCATGGTGTAAGAATATACAACCAATCATTCGGAGTAGCATCAAGAACAATAAAAACAACTACAAAAACTGATATGCCCTTGTCAGATCCGGTAATAGCTTTTTACAGAGATAAGGCATCAACAGACAGCCTTTTCGTCTGGGCAGCAGGCAATTCCGGAACAGAGGAGGTTTCGGCAGAAGCAGGACTTCCATATCTTTATCCGGAGATGCAGAAAGGATGGATAGCTGTTATGGCTGTAAATTCTACTGACGGAGCTCCCAGTGATTATTCAAATAAATGCGGTATAGCACAGAATTGGTGTATAGCAGCAGTTGGTGATTATGATTTTAATGTAAGAAATGTTTCAGGAATGGGTACTTCATTTGCAGCACCGGCAGTAACAGGAACAGCAGCTGTGGTTCAGGAAAAGTATCCGTGGATGAACGGAGATCTTATAAGACAGACAATCTTATCTACAGCCACTGATAAAGGAATTAAAGATGCAGATCCAGTATATGGATGGGGACTTTTGAATATAAGCAAAGCAGTAAAAGGACCTGCACTTTTTGATAAAAGACTTGCGTTAGGTGATTATGTCAATGTAGCATTTGATAATACTACTTCTACATTTGAAAATGATATATCGGGAGATGCGGGACTTATAAAAGCAGGGACAGGAAAATTAATACTCAGCGGGAAAAATACATATACAGGGAAAAACGTAGTAAACGGCGGAGTACTGGAAGTAAACGGACAGGTAGTATCGGAAGTGTATGTACAGCCCGGAGGAACCCTGTCAAGCAACGGAGGATACATAAATAATAATGTGATCAATAACGGAGGAATTATTAGCAATACAGGTAAGGGAATGAATATACAGGGAAATTATACTTCTACTCCTGAAGGTGTAATAGTAAGTACAGCAGGAGCAACAATAAATGTGGGCGGAACAGCAGATTTAAATAATTCTACTTTAAGAGTAACAGCTCCTAAAGATGATGATAATAATCCAGTATACATAAGTAAAGAAGTGATAACAGAAAATGTAGTAAATGCAGCAAACGGAGTAACAAGCACATTTGGAAAAGTGGAAACACCTGTATTTCTTCAATCAGACGTTATATACGGAAATGACGGAGTAAAATTAAGTGTAGCAAGAAGAGATATAGCAGAATATGCTGATGAAGCTTATAATTCAGATGCAACAAGAAATAATTCATCACAAAATCTGGAACAGGTTTTGACAGCACTGGACAATAATAAAGGAAGCGATGAGTTTAGAACAAAAATAGCAATGCTGCAGCAGTCGTCATCATCAGATCTGGCAGCAACACTGGACAGTTTATCAGGACAGATTTATGCTTCAGCACAGGCATTAACATTCCAACAGTCACAGGCAGTGAACAGAGACCTTACAAACAGACTGGTAATGCTTGGAAGCATGGAAAATAAGGCAGATATAGCAGGTCTATGGTTCAGCGGCATAGCTTCTACAGGAAAACTAAAAGAATCGGGTTATGCTTCGGCGGATACAACATCATACGGCGGACAGGTAGGAATAGATAAGAATATAAATGACAGTACAATATTAGGTATAGCACTTTCTTACTCAGATGCAGAAGCAGATTTCGACCGATACGGAGGAAAATCAAAAAGCCAGAACTTTGGAGTATCACTTTACGGAAGGTACGGGCAGAAAGAAGACAAATTCTATGTATTGGGAAGATTGGGAGTAGGATTTGTATCAAGTGATGTAGACAGAGAAGTAGTAACAGGAGTACAGAGTGAAAATGTATCAATAAATCATGATGATTATGTATATTCAGGATATGGTGAAACGGGCTATAAATTCAAATTGGCGAAAAACTTTAACTTAACACCATTTGCAGGAATATCATATGATTTAGTAAAAAGAGGAAGCTTTTCAGAGGATGGAAGCCTTTTGGGACTTGAAGCTGATAATAAAACTTATGATCAGATGTCAGGATTTATAGGACTTAGAGGGAAATATGACTTTGAATGGGCAGGCGGAAAAAGTACAATTTTGGGATATGTGTCATGGCAGAAAGCTTTTAGTGATGAAAGTCTGGATTTTGAAGCATCATATGTAGGACTGCCGTCAGAAAAATTCACAGTAGAGGGTATAGGACTTCCCGGAGATTCAGTATGGACAGGTGTGGGAGTAAGTACAGAAGTAAATGACAGATGGGCATGGTATGCGAACTATGATATGCAGATAAGTGACTCTGACATTTCAAATAATGTATTTTCAGCAGGATTCAGATTTAATGTAAAATGA
- a CDS encoding MarR family winged helix-turn-helix transcriptional regulator: MREIGMIARALDSISNIEFKDYDLTKGQYLYLVRICENPGIIMEKLIDLIKVDRATAARAIKKLEKKGFIEKKFDEHNKKNKKLFPTGSGKNIYPFIIRENEYSNNIALKNFSEKETELLTDLLQRMRKNIDNDWKYVKKGNKRSY; encoded by the coding sequence TTGCGAGAAATAGGAATGATCGCCAGAGCTCTGGACTCTATAAGCAACATAGAATTCAAAGATTATGATCTTACTAAGGGCCAGTATCTATATCTTGTCCGAATCTGCGAAAATCCCGGTATTATTATGGAAAAATTAATTGATCTGATCAAAGTTGATCGTGCGACCGCTGCCCGTGCGATAAAAAAGCTTGAAAAAAAAGGATTTATTGAAAAAAAATTTGATGAGCATAATAAAAAAAATAAAAAGCTTTTCCCCACTGGCAGCGGAAAGAATATATATCCCTTTATAATAAGAGAAAACGAATACTCTAACAACATTGCACTAAAGAATTTTTCAGAAAAAGAAACAGAATTGCTTACTGATCTTCTGCAAAGAATGAGGAAAAATATAGATAATGACTGGAAATATGTAAAAAAAGGAAATAAAAGGAGCTACTAA
- a CDS encoding GNAT family N-acetyltransferase codes for MNIKIKKINSDDIKILQEISIETFTDTFGEQNSSENLKNYLEKAFNSKKLLSEIANPFSDFYLIYFDKEPAGYLKLNDGEAQSEKMDEEALEIERIYIRKKFQRNGLGKFLLNKAIDIAKNQDKKIIWLGVWENNKNAIEFYKKSGFIQSGQHSFYMGSEKQVDFIMKKKLP; via the coding sequence ATGAATATAAAAATAAAAAAAATTAATTCTGATGATATAAAAATACTTCAGGAAATAAGTATTGAAACATTTACTGATACGTTCGGAGAGCAAAATTCCTCTGAAAACTTAAAAAATTATTTGGAAAAAGCTTTTAATTCTAAAAAACTTTTATCAGAAATAGCCAATCCTTTTTCTGATTTTTATCTTATCTATTTTGATAAGGAACCTGCAGGATATTTAAAACTAAATGACGGCGAGGCCCAATCTGAAAAGATGGATGAAGAAGCACTTGAAATAGAAAGGATTTATATCAGAAAAAAATTTCAGAGAAACGGACTTGGTAAGTTCTTACTGAATAAGGCCATTGATATAGCAAAAAATCAGGATAAAAAAATTATTTGGCTGGGCGTATGGGAAAACAATAAAAATGCAATTGAATTTTATAAAAAATCAGGATTCATTCAAAGCGGACAGCATTCATTCTATATGGGCAGCGAAAAACAAGTTGATTTTATAATGAAAAAAAAATTACCTTAG
- a CDS encoding DUF6485 family protein produces the protein MKPVKAAEFCTCTEHQCPFNPVNNSKGCDLCILKCLKLNEIPSCFFKKISTEIPENEDYTFKGFADFTNKYYK, from the coding sequence ATGAAACCAGTGAAAGCAGCAGAATTTTGTACCTGTACCGAACACCAATGTCCTTTTAACCCGGTCAATAACAGTAAAGGGTGCGACCTTTGCATACTAAAATGCCTGAAGCTAAATGAAATACCATCATGTTTTTTCAAAAAAATATCAACAGAAATTCCTGAAAATGAAGATTATACATTTAAAGGATTTGCTGATTTTACCAATAAATATTACAAATAA